GCTGCAGCGGAAGCCCAGCGCAAGGCCGAAGAAGACCAGGCGCGTCAGGCTGAAGAAGCTGCGCGTCAGGCTGCCGAAGCACAGGCCGCCCAGGCTCCATCGCAGCCTGAAACCCCGGCGCCCAAGGCACAGCCGGCGGCTGCGCCGCAACCTGCTCCCGTAGCTGATGAGGCAATTGTGGAAGCAGCGCCGTCACCGGCAGCGGCGGCGAAGAAGAAGGACGAACAGCGTCGCAAGGCGCGGGCTGAGGAAGACGAGCGCAGCCGCAAGCGCGCCGGAGGCCCCGGCAAGGGGCGCGGCACCGCGCGTGCAGGTGATGATGACAATGCGCGTCGTCGCGGGGGCGCCGGCAAGCTCAAGGCGCAGAAGAAACGTAGTAATCAGCACGGCTTCGAGAAGCCGACAGGACCTGTAGTGCGAGAAGTGGTAATCGGTGAAACCATCACCGTGGCCGAACTGGCCCAGAAGATGTCGGTGAAGGCAGCCGAAGTCATCAAGTACATGTTCAAGAACGGCAACATGGTGACCATCAACCAGGTGCTGGATCAGGACACTGCGACCATCGTCGCCGAAGACCTGGGTCACCAGGTCAAGCATGTCAGTGAAAGTGAGCTGGAAGATCGCCTGGCTGAAGCCATGCACTTCGAAGGTGAAGAAATCAGCCGCGCCCCGGTAGTGACCGTCATGGGTCACGTAGACCACGGCAAGACCTCGCTGCTTGACTATATTCGCCGGGCCAAGGTGGCTTCGGGCGAGGCTGGCGGCATTACTCAGCACATCGGTGCCTACCATGTGCAGACTGATCGCGGCATGGTCACCTTCCTCGACACCCCCGGTCACGCGGCGTTTACCGCAATGCGTGCCCGTGGTGCCCAGTCCACTGATATCGTGATTCTGGTGGTGGCCGCTGATGACGGCGTGATGCCGCAGACCGAAGAGGCGGTGCAGCACGCCAAGGCAGCGGGTGTGCCCCTGGTTGTGGCCGTGAACAAGATCGACAAGGAACAAGCTGACCCTGATCGCATCAAGCATGATCTGGCAGCACGCGGTGTGGTCCCCGAGGAATGGGGTGGCGATACCATGTTCATGCACGTTTCGGCCAAGGTCGGTACCGGCATCGACGAGTTGCTCGAAGCGGTTCTGCTGCAGGCTGAAGTACTCGAGCTCAAGGCCCAGCCGACAGCGCCGGCGCGCGGTGTCGTAGTCGAGTCGCGTCTGGACAAGGGCCGTGGTCCGATTGCCACGGTGCTGGTACAGAACGGCACGCTGCGTCAGGGTGATGTGGTGCTGGCCGGCCTCAATTATGGCCGCGTGCGCGCCATGCTTGATGAGAACGGCAATAGCGTCAAGGAGGCCGGTCCGTCCATCCCTGTAGCCATTCTGGGTCTTGACGGTACACCGGGAGCCGGTGACGAAATGACCGTGGTTCCTGATGAAAGGAAGGCGCGCGAAGTAGCACTGTTCCGTCAGGGCAAGTTCCGCGAGATCAAGCTGGCTCGCCAGCAGTCTGCGAAGCTGGAAAACATGTTCGAGAACATGGGTCAGGGCGAGAAGAAGACACTCAACATTGTCATCAAGGCTGACGTGCGTGGCTCGCTCGAGGCGCTGCAGGGTTCGCTCGCCGAACTGGGCAACGACGAAGTTCAAGTCAAGATCGTGTCGGGCGGCGTGGGTGGTATCAACGAAACCGACGCCAACCTGGCGCTGGCTTCCAACGCCGTGATTTTCGGCTTCAACGTGCGGGCCGATGCCTCGGCGCGCAAGGTTATCGAGGCTGAAGGTCTGGATCTGCGCTATTACAGCGTCATCTACGAAATCATCGAAGACGTCAAGAAGGCCCTGACCGGCATGCTCGGCAGCGATGTTCGTGAGCAGATTCTGGGCGTCGCCGAAGTTCGTGACGTATTCCGTTCGCCTAAGTTCGGCGCGGTAGCCGGCTGTATGGTTATCGAAGGTACCGTACACCGCAACCGTCCGATCCGTGTGCTGCGCGAAGACGTGGTCATCTACGAAGGCGAGCTGGAATCCCTGCGTCGCTTCAAGGATGACGTTGCCGAGGTGCGCAATGGCATGGAATGCGGTATCGGTGTGAAGAACTACAACGACGTGCGTGCCGGTGACCGTATCGAAGTATTCGAGCGGGTTCAGGTAGCGCGGACGCTGTAACACCAGCCAGAGTTGCTGGCTGCAAGCTGGAAGTCGCCTTGGCGCGGCTTCCGGCTTTGGTGTTTTCAGTCTCACCGTTTTTTGAGTGTAACGTTATGGCCAAAGAATACAGTCGTACCCAGCGGGTAGCTGATCAGATGCAGCGTGAGCTGGCCTCGCTGATCCAGCGCGAAGTTCGCGACCCGCGTGTCGGCATGATTACTGTCACCGCTGCGGAAGTCAGCCGCGATCTGGCGCATGCCAAGATTTTCATTACCCTGATGGGCGAGGCGACCGACGAAGACATCGCGCTTAACCTGGCGGCCCTGAAGGATGCTGCCGGTTTTCTGCGAGTACAGCTCGGGCGCGTGATGAAGTTGCGCAGCATTCCGCAATTGCATTTCCACTACGATGAGAGCGTGCGCCGCGGCGTACATCTGTCTTCCCTTATCGAACGTGCTGTTGCGCAGGATCGTCAGCACTCCGGGGATGTTGAGGAGTAGACGTGTCCGCACCACGTAGCAAACGCCGTGATATCGACGGCGTACTGATTTTCGACAAGCCGCTGGGCATGACCTCCAATGCCGCCTTGCAGAAGGTGCGCTGGTTGTTCAATGCCAGCAAGGGTGGGCATACCGGTAGCCTTGATCCACTGGCCAGCGGTGTACTGCCTCTGTGTCTGGGCGAGGCGACCAAGTTTTCCCAGTACCTGCTGGATGCGGACAAGGCCTATGTCACCGAAGCCCGGTTGGGGATGACCACGACGACCGGTGATGCCGAAGGCGATGTGCTGGAAAGAAAGCCGTGCCATGTCACTATGGCAGAGGTCGAGGCGCTACTGCCGCGCTTTCGCGGCGATATCCAGCAGATACCGCCCATGTATTCGGCGCTCAAGCATGAAGGTCAGCCGTTGTACAAGCTGGCTCGCGCCGGGGAAACAGTGGAGCGCAAGCCGCGATCTGTTACCATAAGCCAGCTGGAGTTGCTGGAGCTGGAGGGCGATCGTCTGCGCTTGGAAGTGCACTGCAGCAAGGGCACTTATATTCGCACCCTGGTCGAAGATCTGGGCGCCGCTCTGGGTTGTGGAGCGCACGTTTCCGAGCTGCGCCGGATCCAGGCCGGCCCGTTCGATCTGACCCAGGCGGTAACCCTGGAAACGCTCGAGGCCTTGCACGCCGAAGGTGGCGCCACCGCGCTGGATCACCTGCTGCTGCCGAACGACAGCGGGCTGGAAGACTGGCCGGTGGTGGATCTTACCGAGCAGACCGCCTTTTACCTCAATCATGGACAGGCGGTACGGGTGCCGGGTAGTCCGGCGTTCGGTATGGTCCGCCTGCGTGATCACGAAGGGCGTTTCATCGGTATCGGTGAAATGACCGATGACGCACGGGTGGCGCCCAAACGTCTGATGCGTTTCAATGGCTGAATGATTTCATGGAAGTTGACCCATAAGGGTCGCAACGAGGGTGGCTGTCAACAGGCATGGTCATTCCTCGATTTAAAACACGGGACAGACGTCCCGGCCTGTTACCTCAGAGGAATAGCTGTCATGGCACTGAGCGTTGAAGAAAAAGCTGCAATCGTATCCGAGTATGCACGTGGCGAAGGTGATACCGGTTCTCCTGAAGTCCAGGTGGCTCTGTTGACTGTCAACATCAACAAGCTGCAGGGTCACTTCAAGGACAACAAGAAGGATCACCATTCCCGTCGCGGTCTGATCCGTATGGTCAACCAGCGTCGTAAGCTGCTGGATTACCTGAAGTCCAAGGATCTGAGCCGCTACAGCAGCTTGATCAGCAGTCTGGGTCTGCGTCGCTAAGACCAGCTCCGTTTGGACATGGCCGGGTCCGAAACCCGACCATGCCCAGAGTTTCCCCAAAGGCAAATACAGAGAGAGAAGACACCGTGAAACCGGTTATCAAACAATTCAAGTTGGGCAACAACACCATTACCCTGGAAACCGGCCGCATCGCGCGCCAGGCTTCCGGCGCGGTTCTGGTCAGCATTGATGATGCAGTCAGCGTTCTGGTTACCGTGGTGGGCGCAAAGAATGCCGACGCCGGTCGCGACTTCTTCCCTCTGTCTGTGCACTACATCGAAAAAACCTATGCGGCAGGCCGCATTCCGGGTGGTTTCTTCAAGCGTGAAGGCCGTCCTACCGAGAAGGAAACCCTCACCTCGCGTCTGATCGACCGTCCGATCCGCCCGCTGTTCGCCGATGGCTTCATGAATGAAGTCCAGGTGGTCTGCACCGTGGTTTCCACTGACAAGACGACTGATCCGGATATCGCCGCACTGCTCGGCACCTCGGCTGCGCTGGCCATTTCCGGTATTCCCTTCGACGGCCCTATCGGTGGTGCCCGCGTTGGTTTTGACGACGTTGATGGCTACGTTCTGAACCCGACCTACGAGCAACTGAAGACCTCGCGTCTGGACATGATCGTCGCGGGTACCGAAGACGCCGTGCTGATGGTTGAATCCGAAGCGCAGGAACTGTCCGAAGACCAGATGCTGGGTGCAGTACTCTTCGCCCACATGGAATTCCAGCCGGCCATCGAAGCGATCAAGGAACTGGTTGCCGAAGCCGGCAAGCCTGCGTGGGACTGGCAGCCCGCTCCGGAAAACACCGTGCTGCTGGATGCCATCAAGTCCGAGTTCGGCGCGGGTATCAGCGAAGCCTACACCATCACCCACAAGCAGTCGCGTTACACCCGTCTGGGCGAGCTGCGTGATGCTGCTATCGCTGCGCTGGCCGGTGAAGAAGCCAAGTTCGCCGCTGGTGAAGTCAAGGACGCATTCGGTGAGATTGAATACCGCACCGTGCGTGAAAGCATCGTCAATGGCAATCCGCGCATCGATGGCCGTGACACCAAAACCGTACGTCCGCTGAACATCGAAGTCGGTGTACTGGATCGCACTCACGGTTCCTCCCTGTTCACCCGTGGTGAAACTCAGGCGCTGGTGGTAACCACTCTGGGTACTGCCCGTGATTCACAGCTGCTGGATACCCTGGAAGGCGAGAAGAAAGACCCCTTCATGTTCCACTACAACTTCCCTCCCTACTCGGTGGGTGAGTGTGGGCGCATGGGTGGTACCGGTCGCCGCGAAATCGGCCATGGTCGTCTGGCCCGTCGTGGTATCGAGGCAGTGATGCCCGATATGGAGCAGTTCCCCTACACCATCCGTGTGGTCTCGGAAATCACCGAATCCAACGGTTCCAGCTCCATGGCCTCGGTCTGCGGTGCATCTCTGGCGCTGATGGACGCCGGTGTGCCACTGAAGGCGCCGGTGGCCGGTATCGCCATGGGTCTGGTCAAGGAAGGCGATAAGTTCGCGATCCTGACCGACATCCTCGGTGACGAGGATCACCTGGGCGACATGGACTTCAAGGTAGCCGGTACCGAGAAAGGTGTTACTGCGCTGCAGATGGATATCAAGATCCAGGGCATCACCGAAGAAATCATGGAACTGGCGCTGCATCAGGCGCTCGACGCACGTCTGAATATCCTGGGTCAGATGAACCAGGTGCTGCCGGCTTCGCGCAAGGAGCTGTCCGCCAACGCACCGACCATGATCAGCATGAAGATCGATTCCGACAAGATCCGTGATGTGATCGGCAAGGGTGGTGCAACCATCCGCGGTATCTGCGAAGAGACCGGTGCTTCGATCGACATTACCGATGACGGCACCGTGAAGATCTTCGCTGCCAGCAAAGATGCCGCCAACGCTGCCAAGGCGCGGGTTGATGGTATTACCGCTGAAGCGGAAATCGGCAAGGTCTACACCGGCAAGGTCGAGCGTATCGTTGATTTCGGCGCCTTCGTCAGCATCCTGCCCGGCAAGGACGGTCTGGTACACATCTCGCAGATCGCCAACCAGCGTATCGAGAAGGTCACCGACGTACTTCAGGAAGGTCAGGAAGTGAAGGTGCTGGTACTGGACGTGGATAACCGCGGCCGTATCAAGCTGTCCATGAAGGATGTGGAAGCAGCTGAAAACAGCGGCGTCTGATCCCGCTGCCAGCCTTCGGGCGGTGCATAAAAAACCCTGGCCTTCATGCCGGGGTTTTTTTATGCCTGTTGAAAGCCGTCGTCAGGAATTATCTGGCTCGCTGCTGCGGCGCGCTGTCAGGTTGTCATCGGCTGCGGTTTCCGGAACCAGCGGCTCATCGGGATCACCATCCCAGGGTTTGCCATCCAGCGGCTTGGCACGCCCCAGTTCCGCTTCGTCCAGCCCATAGCGCCCTCCAGCGCCGGCCTCTCCGACATCACTGAGTTCAGTGTCCGCCGCCTTGCCGGCGATATCAGCCTCCTCAGCCGAGCGTGAACCATCATCGGGGTTCAGCGTTTCTGGTGTGGCGTCGTCGGCGGTAGGACCTTGTCCAGGCATGGAGGCTTCAGTCAACCCCGCTTCATCGGCACGCCTAGCCGACTCAGCTCTGGACGGTACATTGCCAACCGGGCCCATGGGCCGATCATCGGGTGCCTCACGATTATCTGCTTCAACCTGCCGTCTGGCGGCTTCGGTGAGGGCCTGTTCGTCGGGCTCGTGCTGATCGTTACTCATCATTCACCTCCGCATCTATGTATTTCAGTTGACGCCTCTTGCGGGTAAAAGATTCCATGTTTCGGCCGGTCAATCCTGGGCACAGATAAACCTCAACCACCCCTTCATCAGCTGCGACTCTCGGTTGTCTATACTGTCCGCAGGTTGTACAGATATCGGAGAACAACATGTTTCAGGTAATGCGTATTGGTAACGAACGACTGGAATTGGATATCGCCGGGAAGCTGGACCGGGAGGGCATGCGCGAAGGGCTGAGCGCGCTGTTTACCCAGGCGCAGGGTATGCAGCACGGTCAGCTGTTGATGCGCGTCGGCGACCTGGAGATGCCGACCGCGGGTGCCGTAGGAGTAGAGCTGTCGCATCTGCCGCAACTGTTTCGGCTCATACGCCAGTTCGATCGATGCGCGGTGCTCAGTGCCAGAGAATGGATCAGAACGATGAGCGAAATCGAAGGCGCCATGATCCCCGGCCTGGAGGTAAAGTCATTCAGTCCCGAGCAGGACGCCGAAGCGCTGGCTTGGCTGAGTGGCGTTCATGCGCGCTGAATTATAATATGCACTGAACCACCGCACGTGGATCAAAATCCTTCCATTGGCCGTCACGCAGCTCTCCTTCTGCCTGCTCGACGTCCATGGCCCCGACGGCTCTGAGAGTGTCGATGGCAGACTGCCTGGATTGATCATCAACCCGGACAGCCACCAGCACGCCTGGGGCGCGTTCAGTCACGGCTGGCTGGACCTCGGAAGGCTGCCCGGTCTGCTCGTCCACATCTGACTTCTCATCGGTGCTGCTGACTGCGCCCACCAGCGAGCCGGTATAGGCGCCGATCCCAGCGCCGATGGCGACGCCGACAGGGCCGATGATCGGCGTTGTCGCCAACCCTGCAGCTGCCCCGATGGCCGCGCCCACGCCACCGCCTTTAGCTGCGCCAAGACCTGACTTACGAGCGCCGGGAGAGCTTTCGTCGTCCCCGCCAATGGGATAGATATCATGTTGGCCGTTGGGATTGAGGTAGAAGGCAGCCAGGGCTTCCAGAGGAAAGCCTGTCTGGCGCAGCGCTGCCAGGGCTGCATCTGCCTGATCCTGCAGTTCGAATCGTCCCGCAATGATGGTATGCATGAGCGTCGCCTTCGGATTGCGTCTGGTCCCCAAAGGGTAGCAAGCCCAGCGCGATTAAACCAAGCGGCTGCCATCCGCTCAGACGCTGGCAATCTCCGTGCTGGTCAGCGGCCGGTATTGTCCGGGGGCCAATGTGGGGTCCAGTTCAATATCGCCCATACGCTCGCGGTGCAGTGAAATCACTCGGTTGCCGACAGCATGAAACATCCGCTTGACCTGATGATGGCGGCCTTCGTAAATGGTCAGGCGTGCGAGGTCAGGCGCGAGCAGTTGCAGTTGTGCAGGGGAGGTATCAACATCTTCCCGGGTCAGATGGATGCCCTGTTCGAAGCGCTCGGCGGCGCAAGCGGCCACAGGTTCTGCAGTACCCACCAGATATACCTTGGGAATGCGCTGGCCGGGTTCGGTCAGCCGCCGGGACCAGAGACCGTCGTTGGTGAGGATCAACAGCCCAGAGGTGCTGCGATCCAATCGTCCGCCGATATGCAGGTGCGGACGCAATGGCTCGGCGAACAGCTCGAGCACGGTGGGATGAGCCGGGTCGCTGGTAGCACTCAGATAACCGCGCGGTTTGTGCAGCATGAAGTGCAGGGGCGTGTGCTGTTGCAGGAGCCTGTCGTCCAGCTGTACGGTGACGAAGCGGTCGACGGCCTGTTGGGGGGCGCGGATGACCTGCCCATTCACCTGCACCCGGCCCGCTGTGATCAGAAGACGTGCGGTCTGTTGGCTTTGTTCGGTATGTCTGGCGATGAATCGATCGAGGCGCATGGAGGTTATTGTACCGCTGCGGATTCTTTAGCATAAGATCCACGAATGTATCCGGAACGGAGTCATGTTCATGCTGCGACTGTTTGTTGGGATCGAATTGCCGGAGCCGGTCAGACAGGTGCTGGCAGGCATGCGCGAAGACTATCCTGGGACCCGCTGGCATGAGCCGGAGCAGTTGCATCTGACGCTCAACTTCATTGGCAGTGTGGATGAGCAATGTGCCCGGCGCATGGCAACGGCACTGGTTGACGTTCCCTGTCCATCTTTTGATCTGGCGATACAGGGCGTGGGGTATTTCGGCACGTTGCAGCGGCCATCCGTGCTATGGGCCGGGCTGGCCCCCAGCGTGCCGCTGGATCACTTGCAACGAACGCTGGAGCAGCGCTTGCTGCCGCTGGGGCTGATGGTCGAGGACCGGTCCTATACGCCGCATATCACCCTGGCGCGGGTGAAGCCTTGCGCACCACTGCAAGTCTTCCTGCAACGGCACGCACAGCTGGCGATACCGGCGTTCCATGTAGAACACATCTGCCTGTTCCTCAGCAGCCGTGGTGAGAAGGGCGGCGTGTGTTACCGGGCGATCGAGCGCTTCAAGCTCAGATCACCCGGTTGAGCATCCCGATCAGCGACCACGATTCAGTCGATGTTCGATCAGCTCATCGACCACGGTTGGATCGGATAGCGTCGAGGTATCACCCAGGGTATCCAGCTCGTCACAGGCAATCTTGCGCAGGATGCGCCGCATGATCTTACCCGAACGGGTCTTCGGCAGGCCAGGAGCCCATTGGATGAAGTCCGGCTTGGCAAAGGCGCCGACCTGTTCGCTGACGTAGACCTTGAGATCGGCCAGCAGCTCATCGGAAGGTGTGGCGTTATGCATGGGCATGACATACGCATAGATCGCCTGCCCCTTGATGTCATGCGGGCAGCCCACCACGGCGGCTTCGGCCACAGCGTCATGCAGTACCAGCGCGCTTTCCACTTCAGCGGTGCCGATGCGGTGACCGGAAATATTCAGCACATCATCCACTCGCCCGGTGATCCAGTAATAGCCATCCTCGTCGCGGCGTGCACCGTCACCGGTGAAGTAGACCCCCTTGTAGGTGCTGAAGTAGGTGTCGATAAACCGCTGATTGTCACCGTACACAGTACGAATCTGGCTGGGCCAGGAGCGCTTGATCACCAGGTTGCCGTCGGCCACCCCATGCAGTTCGTTGCCATCGTTATCGTAGAGCGCTGGCTCCACGCCGAAGAAGGGACGGGTGGCGGAGCCGGGTTTGAGATCGGTTGCGCCAGGCAAGGGGGCGATCAGGATCGAGCCGGTTTCGGTCTGCCACCAGGTATCCACTACCGGGCAGCGGCTGTCGCCAACCACGTGGTAGTACCATTCCCAGGCTTCCGGGTTGATCGGCTCGCCGACGCTGCCGAGCAGGCGCAGGCTGGCACGGGAGGTCGATTTGACCGGCTCGTCACCCAGCGCCATCAGAGCACGGATGGCGGTTGGCGCGGTATAGAAGATATTGACCTTGTGCTTGTCGACGATATCCCAGCAGCGGGACGCGTTCGGGTAGGTCGGCACGCCTTCGAACATCAGCGTGGTGGCGCCGTTGCACAGCGGGCCATAGACGATATAGGAGTGCCCGGTGACCCAGCCGACATCAGCAGTACACCAGTAGACTTCGCCTTCGTGGTAATCGAATACATAGTGATGGGTGAGGGCGGTGCTGAGCAGGTAACCACCTGTGGTATGCAGCACGCCCTTGGGCTTACCGGTAGAGCCGGAGGTATAGAGGATAAACAGGGGATCTTCACTGTCCATGGGCTCCGGCTCACAGACATCGCTGACCGCGGCACAGGCTTCGTGACACCAGACATCGCGATGTTCATGCCAGGGGATATCGGCTCCGGTACGTTTGACGGTGACCACGGTATGCACATCGGGACAGTCAGCCAGCGCCTTGTCGACGTTCTGCTTCAACGGAATGCTCTTGCCTCCGCGCACGCCCTCGTCGGCGGTAATCACCACGCGGCACTCGGCATTCTGGATGCGATCACGCAAGGCGTCGGGGGAGAAACCACCGAATACCACCGAGTGCACCGCACCGATACGCGTGCAGGCAAGCATGGCAAAGGCCGCTTCGGGGATCATCGGCATGTACAGGCAGACGCGGTCACCCTTTTTTACGCCGCGCGCCTTCAACACGTTGGCCAGGCGGCAGACCTGCTGGTGCAGCTCGCGATAGCTGATGTGACGGTCTTCGCTCGGGTCGTCGCCTTCCCAGATGATCGCCGTCTGGTCGGCGCGTTTGGCCAGGTGGCGGTCGATGCAGTTGGCACTGACGTTCAATTTGCCGTCAATGAACCAGGCTGCCTCACCTTTATCCATGTTGCTTTCATGGATTTTGCTCCATGGCTGCATCCAGTCCACGAAACGGGTGGCCTGTTCGGCCCAGAAGGTATCAGGCTGTTCTATCGATTGGCGATAGAGTCGTTCGTAACCATCGGCGTCAAGGTGGGTATCGCGACGCGCGGCTTCGGAAACCTTGTGCTGCTCGATCTCGTACATGGCATGGTCCTCTGTTGTTATTGTTGACCGCAGATGGCCCGCAGTGACGGTAGCCTCTGCTTCAGATTGTTTGCATCAAGGGTTGACCAGAATCGAGGGCAATTCAACCCTTCTTTGGTCTATATGCTGGAGTTGGAGCAGCCGGGCAGATGTCCGGCTGTAGATGCTCAGGCGAGGTTGAGGCGGAGGTTGTCGATCAGACGGGTGGTGCCGAGATAGACGGCAGCAAGAATGACGATATCCTGCGTTTCACCGGTGGCCGGTTGCAGGGTTTCGGCGTCGCGCAGGTCCAGATAGTCAGGCCTGAAGCCGGCTTCGACCAGAGCGACGCGAGCCTCATCGATGACTGCGGCAAAGTCCCGGCGCCCCGAGCCGAGCTGCTGTTCAATGTGTAGCAAGGTCTGATACAGATAGGGTGCGCTGCGGCGTTGCTCTTCGTTCAGATAGCCATTGCGTGATGACAGTGCCAGGCCATCGTCGGCGCGTACTATGGGCTCACCCATGATCTGTACCGGCAGGCACAGGTCCTGGCTCATCTTGCGGATCACTGCCAGCTGCTGAAAATCCTTCTCGCCGAATATCGCCAGATCCGGCTGCACAATGTTCAGCAGCTTGCTGACTACCGTGGATACCCCATCAAAATGACCGGGGCGGCTGGCGCCACACAGTCCTTCGGACACCACCGGCACACTGATCAGGGTGTGGCCGTTCATCCCCTCGGGATACATTTCACTGACATTGGGCGCGAAGACCAAATCGGCGCCGGCATCCAGCAACCTGCGCTGGTCTTCGGCCAGGGTGCGCGGATAACTGTCGAGATCTTCATTGGCGCCGAACTGAAGCGGGTTAAC
Above is a genomic segment from Halopseudomonas litoralis containing:
- the rpsO gene encoding 30S ribosomal protein S15; this translates as MALSVEEKAAIVSEYARGEGDTGSPEVQVALLTVNINKLQGHFKDNKKDHHSRRGLIRMVNQRRKLLDYLKSKDLSRYSSLISSLGLRR
- the pnp gene encoding polyribonucleotide nucleotidyltransferase, producing the protein MKPVIKQFKLGNNTITLETGRIARQASGAVLVSIDDAVSVLVTVVGAKNADAGRDFFPLSVHYIEKTYAAGRIPGGFFKREGRPTEKETLTSRLIDRPIRPLFADGFMNEVQVVCTVVSTDKTTDPDIAALLGTSAALAISGIPFDGPIGGARVGFDDVDGYVLNPTYEQLKTSRLDMIVAGTEDAVLMVESEAQELSEDQMLGAVLFAHMEFQPAIEAIKELVAEAGKPAWDWQPAPENTVLLDAIKSEFGAGISEAYTITHKQSRYTRLGELRDAAIAALAGEEAKFAAGEVKDAFGEIEYRTVRESIVNGNPRIDGRDTKTVRPLNIEVGVLDRTHGSSLFTRGETQALVVTTLGTARDSQLLDTLEGEKKDPFMFHYNFPPYSVGECGRMGGTGRREIGHGRLARRGIEAVMPDMEQFPYTIRVVSEITESNGSSSMASVCGASLALMDAGVPLKAPVAGIAMGLVKEGDKFAILTDILGDEDHLGDMDFKVAGTEKGVTALQMDIKIQGITEEIMELALHQALDARLNILGQMNQVLPASRKELSANAPTMISMKIDSDKIRDVIGKGGATIRGICEETGASIDITDDGTVKIFAASKDAANAAKARVDGITAEAEIGKVYTGKVERIVDFGAFVSILPGKDGLVHISQIANQRIEKVTDVLQEGQEVKVLVLDVDNRGRIKLSMKDVEAAENSGV
- the infB gene encoding translation initiation factor IF-2, with amino-acid sequence MAEVTVKELAEVTGTPVERLLQQMQEAGLTHTGAEQPVSDDEKQRLLTFLKSNHGDSATEPRKITLTRKTVSTLKVAGSKTVNVEVRKKRTYVKRDEVDVEAERQRELEELRAAEEARQAAAAAEAQRKAEEDQARQAEEAARQAAEAQAAQAPSQPETPAPKAQPAAAPQPAPVADEAIVEAAPSPAAAAKKKDEQRRKARAEEDERSRKRAGGPGKGRGTARAGDDDNARRRGGAGKLKAQKKRSNQHGFEKPTGPVVREVVIGETITVAELAQKMSVKAAEVIKYMFKNGNMVTINQVLDQDTATIVAEDLGHQVKHVSESELEDRLAEAMHFEGEEISRAPVVTVMGHVDHGKTSLLDYIRRAKVASGEAGGITQHIGAYHVQTDRGMVTFLDTPGHAAFTAMRARGAQSTDIVILVVAADDGVMPQTEEAVQHAKAAGVPLVVAVNKIDKEQADPDRIKHDLAARGVVPEEWGGDTMFMHVSAKVGTGIDELLEAVLLQAEVLELKAQPTAPARGVVVESRLDKGRGPIATVLVQNGTLRQGDVVLAGLNYGRVRAMLDENGNSVKEAGPSIPVAILGLDGTPGAGDEMTVVPDERKAREVALFRQGKFREIKLARQQSAKLENMFENMGQGEKKTLNIVIKADVRGSLEALQGSLAELGNDEVQVKIVSGGVGGINETDANLALASNAVIFGFNVRADASARKVIEAEGLDLRYYSVIYEIIEDVKKALTGMLGSDVREQILGVAEVRDVFRSPKFGAVAGCMVIEGTVHRNRPIRVLREDVVIYEGELESLRRFKDDVAEVRNGMECGIGVKNYNDVRAGDRIEVFERVQVARTL
- a CDS encoding pseudouridine synthase, which codes for MRLDRFIARHTEQSQQTARLLITAGRVQVNGQVIRAPQQAVDRFVTVQLDDRLLQQHTPLHFMLHKPRGYLSATSDPAHPTVLELFAEPLRPHLHIGGRLDRSTSGLLILTNDGLWSRRLTEPGQRIPKVYLVGTAEPVAACAAERFEQGIHLTREDVDTSPAQLQLLAPDLARLTIYEGRHHQVKRMFHAVGNRVISLHRERMGDIELDPTLAPGQYRPLTSTEIASV
- the rbfA gene encoding 30S ribosome-binding factor RbfA codes for the protein MAKEYSRTQRVADQMQRELASLIQREVRDPRVGMITVTAAEVSRDLAHAKIFITLMGEATDEDIALNLAALKDAAGFLRVQLGRVMKLRSIPQLHFHYDESVRRGVHLSSLIERAVAQDRQHSGDVEE
- a CDS encoding SpoIIAA family protein: MFQVMRIGNERLELDIAGKLDREGMREGLSALFTQAQGMQHGQLLMRVGDLEMPTAGAVGVELSHLPQLFRLIRQFDRCAVLSAREWIRTMSEIEGAMIPGLEVKSFSPEQDAEALAWLSGVHAR
- a CDS encoding serine kinase/phosphatase gives rise to the protein MMSNDQHEPDEQALTEAARRQVEADNREAPDDRPMGPVGNVPSRAESARRADEAGLTEASMPGQGPTADDATPETLNPDDGSRSAEEADIAGKAADTELSDVGEAGAGGRYGLDEAELGRAKPLDGKPWDGDPDEPLVPETAADDNLTARRSSEPDNS
- the truB gene encoding tRNA pseudouridine(55) synthase TruB; amino-acid sequence: MSAPRSKRRDIDGVLIFDKPLGMTSNAALQKVRWLFNASKGGHTGSLDPLASGVLPLCLGEATKFSQYLLDADKAYVTEARLGMTTTTGDAEGDVLERKPCHVTMAEVEALLPRFRGDIQQIPPMYSALKHEGQPLYKLARAGETVERKPRSVTISQLELLELEGDRLRLEVHCSKGTYIRTLVEDLGAALGCGAHVSELRRIQAGPFDLTQAVTLETLEALHAEGGATALDHLLLPNDSGLEDWPVVDLTEQTAFYLNHGQAVRVPGSPAFGMVRLRDHEGRFIGIGEMTDDARVAPKRLMRFNG
- the thpR gene encoding RNA 2',3'-cyclic phosphodiesterase; its protein translation is MLRLFVGIELPEPVRQVLAGMREDYPGTRWHEPEQLHLTLNFIGSVDEQCARRMATALVDVPCPSFDLAIQGVGYFGTLQRPSVLWAGLAPSVPLDHLQRTLEQRLLPLGLMVEDRSYTPHITLARVKPCAPLQVFLQRHAQLAIPAFHVEHICLFLSSRGEKGGVCYRAIERFKLRSPG